A window of the Gossypium hirsutum isolate 1008001.06 chromosome A05, Gossypium_hirsutum_v2.1, whole genome shotgun sequence genome harbors these coding sequences:
- the LOC107938091 gene encoding uncharacterized protein isoform X4, producing the protein MSSQNHLGRFGANPGFQVERKLEVDDRSEVLQIMQMQAIASSNAVCEALKDEHLQKFISDLDSSPDALNIRTRQSYGTGCFSHFR; encoded by the exons ATGTCAAGCCAGAATCACCTGGGAAGATTTG gTGCTAATCCTGGATTTCAGGTGGAACGAAAACTAGAAGTTGATGACCGAAGTGAAGTGCTACAAATAATGCAAATGCAGGCTAttg CTTCTTCCAATGCAGTCTGTGAAGCCTTGAAGGATGAACACCTTCAAAAATTTATCTCTGATCTCGATAGCTCCCCAGATGCATTGAATATCA GAACTCGACAAAGCTATGGGACTGGATGTTTTTCGCATTTTCGGTGA
- the LOC121229724 gene encoding uncharacterized protein: MFGSMIQYFSTKPKPKMKPIELKTSPEQTQTITRVIFDILKEHGPLTVGDTWERVKEVGLRGLTSKRYMKIVLRWMRGRQKIRLICNHVGPSLNQASATQELSIIPQLLQLVFLSILLVQNRLQVLKEASRLYAASWVRDIGPDLRPNDYKKGDGTEGKSNGDKSRSTETEPSTLEDIGEELYFVVSYLEMF; this comes from the exons ATGTTTGGGAGTATGATTCAGTACTTTTCAACGAAACCGAAGCCGAAAATGAAGCCAATCGAGTTGAAAACGTCGCCAGAGCAAACGCAGACCATAACCAGAGTCATCTTTGACATTCTCAAGGAGCATGGGCCCCTCACCGTCGGTGATACTTGGGAACGAGTCAAG GAGGTTGGATTGAGAGGACTTACAAGCAAGAGGTACATGAAGATCGTGCTGAGATGGATGAGAGGGAGACAAAAGATTAGGCTAATATGCAACCATGTGGGGCCTTCACTAAACCAAGCATCAGCCACACAAGAGCTGTCCATAATTCCTCAACTTCTACAACTAGTTTTTCTGTCGATACTTCTAGTCCAAAATCGTCTTCAG GTCTTGAAGGAGGCCTCTAGGCTTTATGCTGCAAGTTGGGTAAGGGATATTGGTCCTGATCTTAGACCAAACGATTATAAGAAGGGTGATGGGACTGAAGGTAAATCCAATGGAGATAAGAGTAGGAGTACAGAGACTGAACCTTCAACCTTGGAGGATATTGGTGAGGAACTTTACTTTGTGGTTTCTTATCTTGAAATGTTTTGA
- the LOC107938091 gene encoding uncharacterized protein isoform X3 has translation MSSQNHLGRFGANPGFQVERKLEVDDRSEVLQIMQMQAIASSNAVCEALKDEHLQKFISDLDSSPDALNISDELDKAMGLDVFRIFGDKASYHLQPILSAINQ, from the exons ATGTCAAGCCAGAATCACCTGGGAAGATTTG gTGCTAATCCTGGATTTCAGGTGGAACGAAAACTAGAAGTTGATGACCGAAGTGAAGTGCTACAAATAATGCAAATGCAGGCTAttg CTTCTTCCAATGCAGTCTGTGAAGCCTTGAAGGATGAACACCTTCAAAAATTTATCTCTGATCTCGATAGCTCCCCAGATGCATTGAATATCAGTGAT GAACTCGACAAAGCTATGGGACTGGATGTTTTTCGCATTTTCGGTGATAAGGCATCTTATCATCTTCAACCA ATTTTATCCGCGATCAATCAATGA
- the LOC107938091 gene encoding uncharacterized protein isoform X1 — MFGSMIQYFSTKPKPKMKPIELKTSPEQTQTITRVIFDILKEHGPLTVGDTWERVKEVGLRGLTSKSYMKIVLRWMRGRQKIRLICNHVGPSLNQASATQELSIIPQLLQLVFLSILLVQSRLQVLKEASRLYAASWVRDIGPDLRPNDYKKGDGTEGKSNGDTSRSTETEPSTLEDIGEELYFVVSYLEMF; from the exons ATGTTTGGGAGTATGATTCAGTACTTTTCAACGAAACCGAAGCCGAAAATGAAGCCAATCGAGTTGAAAACGTCGCCAGAGCAAACGCAGACCATAACCAGAGTCATCTTTGACATTCTCAAGGAGCATGGGCCCCTCACCGTCGGTGATACTTGGGAACGAGTCAAG GAGGTTGGATTGAGAGGACTTACAAGCAAGAGCTACATGAAGATCGTGCTGAGATGGATGAGAGGGAGACAAAAGATTAGGCTAATATGCAACCATGTGGGGCCTTCACTAAACCAAGCATCAGCCACACAAGAGCTGTCCATAATTCCTCAACTTCTACAACTAGTTTTTCTGTCGATACTTCTAGTCCAAAGTCGTCTTCAG GTCTTGAAGGAGGCCTCTAGGCTTTATGCTGCAAGTTGGGTAAGGGATATTGGTCCTGATCTTAGACCAAACGATTATAAGAAGGGTGATGGGACTGAAGGTAAATCCAATGGAGATACAAGTAGGAGTACAGAGACTGAACCTTCAACCTTGGAGGATATTGGTGAGGAACTTTACTTTGTGGTTTCTTATCTTGAAATGTTTTGA
- the LOC107938091 gene encoding uncharacterized protein isoform X2, with protein sequence MSSQNHLGRFGANPGFQVERKLEVDDRSEVLQIMQMQAIASSNAVCEALKDEHLQKFISDLDSSPDALNISDELDKAMGLDVFRIFGDKASYHLQPVPSYISTLTIFIFSSSPVGFLYNYTIVAHQNLEMPKV encoded by the exons ATGTCAAGCCAGAATCACCTGGGAAGATTTG gTGCTAATCCTGGATTTCAGGTGGAACGAAAACTAGAAGTTGATGACCGAAGTGAAGTGCTACAAATAATGCAAATGCAGGCTAttg CTTCTTCCAATGCAGTCTGTGAAGCCTTGAAGGATGAACACCTTCAAAAATTTATCTCTGATCTCGATAGCTCCCCAGATGCATTGAATATCAGTGAT GAACTCGACAAAGCTATGGGACTGGATGTTTTTCGCATTTTCGGTGATAAGGCATCTTATCATCTTCAACCAGTTCCGTCTTATATTTCTACTTTAACAATATTCATATTTTCTTCTTCGCCTGTCGGGTTTCTGTATAATTACACTATTGTTGCCCATCAGAACTTGGAAATGCCCAAAGTTTAA
- the LOC121229725 gene encoding probable acyl-activating enzyme 16, chloroplastic produces the protein MFDYLWSKTIATILWPLHVLPTKSVYKKIRSAIGIQKTAKSRGGSFPKHIEKFYETIGLEVQNGYGLIETSPCVAGRQPYYNVYNSLFRAVFEIYRYGSVCFFLVAFWRLISVEFKSGYLQAPMLLN, from the exons ATGTTCGACTACTTATGGTCTAAAACTATTGCTACAATATTGTGGCCATTGCATGTCTTACCAACAAAGTCTGTCTACAAAAAAATCCGCTCTGCTATTGGGATACAAAAG ACTGCCAAAAGCAGAGGTGGAAGTTTTCCAAAGCatattgaaaaattttatgag ACAATTGGTCTGGAAGTGCAGAATGGATATGGTTTAATAGAAACATCACCTTGCGTTGCTGGTCGACAACCTTATTATAAT GTTTACAATTCACTGTTTCGCGCTGTGTTTGAAATCTATCGATATGGGTCTGTCTGTTTCTTTTTGGTTGCTTTTTGGAGACTGATTTCAG TGGAATTCAAAAGCGGATATCTTCAAGCCCCAATGCTATTAAATTAA